Within the Vigna angularis cultivar LongXiaoDou No.4 chromosome 10, ASM1680809v1, whole genome shotgun sequence genome, the region ATAGCCGTGACCTGTGCTCTGGAATCCtaatattgaaaaaacaaacacatagtTGAGAACGGCTAACCAATACATTTTGTCAACATATTCACTCCTCCACCTGATGCCATGAAAATAACAGGATTTCTATTTAGGAAGGGAAGTAAGCACAAAACTAGAAGAGGGTACTTACAGAAATTTCTTCTTCGTATAGAATATAAGCTTGGGTAAAAAATTCATAAGCAACAGGTTCCAAATCACAGTCATTTGCAGCCTCAATGAAAGAACAGAAGCAAGAAATTAGCAAATAGAGTTTGTCATATCATTTTGATAACAACGAAATACATTCCATTACCTCAGCACATTGCAAGTACAACTGCAGTGCTAATTCTGGTGCCAGAACACCTGACAAGGTCTCGATGGTCTGAGGAAAGATAAATGTatcatcaaataaatttacCAGTTAACTGTTCATAACCTTTAAAAATACATTGAAAGTATTGAACACATTGAAAACAGAGATATCTTGCAAATACAAACTGTTACGATTATAGGTTGCTTCAACAACAAATAGTCACTATctctatattattaaatattaaatcatcattaacaaaaaaaaatggcaTAAATCAccattaaaaggaaaataaaaacccACGTCCTTTTTGTAAGGAAAAAAATGCGTTACCTGATTTAAAAGCTGAAAGATTTTCTTTGGTGTTACTGAGGCATCATCTCCAAAAGGATTTTCTTCTTGACCTTGCAACTGCCTGACCAACTGTAGACAGTGAAATAACATACACTGCATAAATTctactattttttctttactaaaaatataagCAGGAAATAGCGCAGTGGCAGACAGCAATTGTCATTTGCATTGAAGATAAAACACGGAACAACAGCAACATCAAGAAAGCATGAAGTAAAAGATAAGCAAGTCTTGTCATTTTGGCTTCGATGTCCAGCACTATGAATTCATCATTGTGTAAGCAAAGCAGCACAAATAAAAGCCAGCAACTGATAAAAAAAGGTCACACAAAcctttaaagaagaaaaaacaagagGTGGAACAGTGAAAGGCAGACGTGTTGGTCCTCCAGTCAGTATGTGCTTCCTCACAGTATCAATGATCTGCGATTTAGTGCACAAAAATTGTTAGATAAATTAAAGACTGAACTCATAAAATAAACACAAACTCCTATCATCTATATAGGGGTCAAAAATGTAGTTTGCAGTCACAGgaaaaatatcaaacaatatttgctcatgttagatatattaaaatcacagaTAAGTTTAGAAGGAAAACATGTCTTAAGACTCATAAGTTCCTATAGCCAGTTAGTGCTTTATCAATATATTCAGTTTTATTTATAccctttttttataaatatttttagataaacaaaacaaaaagataaaatacatTGGATTTTCATAAGTCAAAATAAGTTTATACATCTATTCTATCCTAATACACTAAAAAATCTACAATTGCTAACTAGTTTATAAATAGTGCTCTTTCTTAATGTACTAAGCCGTCTTCAGAACAAAAATGTGAGTTCTAGGAGATTTCTAAGACAGAAAATACTTTCAAATGTTTACATAAATAGGTCTAACATGGATTTGGAGTCAGAACAtcacttaattttcatatttaaaggAGTACATGACcaattaaaatgataaagcaATATCCCAAGATAACAAGTTCAGTTTAGTGCTTGacaaagatttattttttaatatctgCTTGGGTAATATTCATGTGCAGCTTCAGTATGGGAAGTACTGGTAAGTAAAAAGTAGAGCCGCCTAAAATTACTAACTGGAGTTTGAAAGCTAAAATTTCCAGTAGAAAAACaagtacaaaaaaaattatgatcatCAGAACACATGAATATAATTAACCTTAAACATTTCTTCTTGATCCTCATTATAAAGCATTTGGATAAGGCGGGCAACAGAATTCTGCTCCTCTTTGAAATCGTCTTCATCAAGCTAAGGGAATGAAGGAAATAAGTAAGGAGTAAGTTCACAAAAGTAAGGATTATTTTAGCATTTTACATTTATGGGAAcatataaatgtattataaaAGGCAACCTTAATAGGAGAGGTCAAATAggcattgtaaaaaaaatagaaaactgaGACTAGTCATGGTACTAAAGCGACCTCATCTTTAGGAACCCCGTCAGAATCCTTGATGAGCCCCTTTATCAGTCCAAACAATGCATCAACCTACAAGCAAATCAAGTATGTTATAACAAGAACTCGCACCAAAAAAGcagataagaaaaatacaacatACCTTTTCTGATGTAGAAATGTGTGTTCCATTTTTCATAATGCTTTGAATAATAACAGTTGCCATGACCTTAGTAGTTGGAATATCAAGGTATTCCATTACACGAGGATAATTTGAAAGCTTCAATGCAGTCATAACATCGTTATATTTCTCTAGTGGAGCACTTAACAGAGCAACAATCTGCTTAGTTGCCTTGTTGTCCTCAATTTTCCCTTTGCCAGATAGTTTTTTCACACATGCTCCCTAACAAGTATATATACAGTCAGTGCATAGATATTACAAAACACAGGAAAAAGTTTGCTTCCTTAAATGAAAAGAACTAATGTTGCCACAAATTCAATCGAATATATACACACTAAATgcaattattttatcataaattcaaccgaaattgtatttttcttttaaagtatTAGTGCATTACcatgaattataaaataaataatgccAACGGGTACATTCGGGtaagaataatttatgaattgaaaagaaaacatgaatGTGTGCAAACAGTATGAAATGAAACATACCAAGACTTGATCTGCATAATCAAGGCGATCAGGGTGAACATGAAGCGTGAAGGTGAGAAGTGATGAATACAAAGTTACAACTCCAACAGTGGGCATGTCAGGTTGTGCCTCTATTACCTACATAACAAATCAAGACATCATATTTCAAAACCCAtagcataaaaacaaaaatattttataaaaaaaatatgagaagGATGTAAAATACACTTTTCTAGTCAAAACCATCAAAATCGGAAGTATGAAAAATAAGACAGTTTCAATGTTCAagtggaaaatgaaaaatatggcattttcattttaatttttaattaaaaataaatgggcCAACTGGCCAAAGCGGGCTGAAAATACCAACCTGGCCAGCCAGGTTTGGCCCACTTTGTCATCCCTAATTGTCTTCAGTGTCCTGCCTCACAATCCACTCTACTTTATAGATCCCCCTGAACCTATTTTCACCCTTCCCATGGCTGTTTGGCTACCTTGGCTGCAGCTTAGTGGTCAACGATTAAATTGAACACTCTCTCCCACCCCCTATCAAGTTTGACAATGACAATTTGGCATTGTTTCTTGGTAGTCTTTGGGATGGTTATCTATGTTCTTGCATTGCTTTAGGCTCTTGTATTAGCCCCCTATTATTTTACCTAAAGTGATCTGGGTCCAATTCTAGACATGGACTAACCCACCATCTCTAGTCCTGGACACAGCCTGACCCCATGATATTGTTAGTTAACCAACTCTCAACTCAACTCACCTCTAAACACAAATGCTCTGATTCCATCCCCATTCACAAACATTATCACCTACCACCACTTATATACTGTTTAGAATATCAAGAAAAACATCTCATCCTATCATTATTACGTCATAAAATATGCTAACATGTTTTATATAACCTCCTAGGATTAGattccatattttattatatcttatgttctttttccttaattagttaggATAAATGAGTCTACTATTAGTAATTTAAGGGTTAGTACATTACTTTTGCATAAAACCATTGAAATTCAAATATACTAAAGTTACATTGTTATTTAGAGTTTGTTCTCTCTTTTCCTTCATCTCTACTTCTGTATAATTTCAACAATGTTTAAATATCATTAACAAGTGACACTGTATTTGCATTAAtcctttcaaatttattttgccTTTTGGAGACTTGGCTACCTCACTAATACCGTTATCATTCATCACTTATGAATCCCAGATACagagataataataataaaaacaaaaaacttaatGTTTACTTTATATCAAGTGTATCAATTATCCTGAAGTCTGGTTAAATCTTAGTTATGAACCTTAAAACTTAATGTCTACTTTATATCAAGTCTATCAATTAGCTTACAGTCAGCGGTGATTAAATCACAGTTATGAATCTCAAATAGTGGCGTGTAGCAGTCAACTCTAGAAAATAGCACAGAAGGATAGAGGGAAGTGCGATTGACATTATTTTAAATGCTATATAATCAGCTAAATCCTTTCAAATATATTCTTCCTGTCAGAGATTTGGTCTGTGTTAAGAACTTTATCATTCATTACTTAACCACAGATAGgagatgataataaaaaaataaaaaaaaatctaatgtCAACTTTATACCAAGTACTGTGGTCAAATCATAGTTATGAATCTCAAACAGTAGCATGTGGAGTCCAACTATGGAAAACACAACGGCAAGGTAGGGGGAAGCTAAAAATAGTCATACTACATGTATAAATATCAAAGTAGTTATAATGCAAACTAAATAGTTATACTACAcatataaatacttaaaataaaacaaaaataccgaaaattaaagaaatggaTGATAAATAATAAGTCACATCTGACACACAATCACCACCAACCTAGGGGCAATAATAACTAAGTTATGAAGTCAAAAGATGATTGATGAGACTATTAAAAAAAGAACGtaacaaattagataaaaatTGGTAGAATGTCATCAGggaagtagaaagaaagaataaagaacagaatgcataaaaataaaagataatctGTGAAAAGAATGGAGGTCAAAACTCAGGAACTTGTGTGGAATATTTACTTGAAAAACCTGAACAACAGTGTTCCAGGAGCGAAAACAAGGTTTAAATAGTACCACTATAGATGCGTAGCAAAGCAGGCATCCCCATCCCCAAGCACTACAGGGGCTGCAGTAGTAGAGTGGCTTTTGGGGGTGTAGCTGACCAAATAGCAGCCATAGCGGATGGATGGAAGAACTATTcatttatccaaaaaaaaaagccCCGTGAACATAGACATTGGAGCTTTGGGGGCAACTATTTCTGGAATTTCAATTTCCAAATGAAATCTATAATTGTAATAATAGTGAAATTGATAAAGACTAGGATTTTGAAGATGGTGATTGGTGATTGATTCCTATCTAGGAAACTTGTATTTGGCCTTTGTTTTTCAAAACACCAACGTTCTATTGTTGATTATGAATATCACAAATTTAGAgaaatttatatcatttttcaGAATTTATGTATACTACTACAGACTGTAAAAATCAAAACTGACACCAAGAAAAAACGGGAATTGAAGGGCCATATCCTGGTAGCACCACTATAACATAACAAAAAGAAACTGCAACTGCAGTGGCTACTACTGAAACCCAATCCGCTATTTGAATTCCATATCTGTCCAAAGCTAATCCCCTATAGTGCACTTGACTACTGTGCACTAAATCATGTCGGTTGCAAATATTGGACAAACCGTGACTTTATGGGAGCAAAACAGTATTGAGtttgagatatatatatatatatatttgcacTAAATAGCTAAAATATCCAAGATAAAAGGAATGGGAAAGAATACCTTGCCAATGGCATTGCTCAATTTCGAAAATGCTTCAACTTGCAAAAACTCTGGCAACACCTCTGCACTTGAAGCTGCATAATTTGAAAGCCTCTCCATCAACTGAGACAGCACTGTCTTGATATCAACTGACGCCTGAAAGATACAATGGGGGTAAAAACAGAAAGCTAATGCGTGGTGATAGCTGAGTATTTGCAGCACAAAACTGTCATGGATATTTTGGATGCAATTTTTATAGTTAAGCAAAAGATACAATAGACACTTTCGAGTGTGTACTTATCAATTAATCCAGAGTGGAAACAGTTGTATGCTTAGCTAATAAAACCTTGGCATTCAACATAGATTGATTTTCCTGACACACATGCTGACTTTACTAATAAACCTTGCATTCAACATAGATTGATTTCCCTGATACGCATGCTCACTTTATTGTTCAACGTATGATACACCAACTAAAACTCAAAAAAAGGAGATGCTAATTTATTGAAACAACTTCTTGGTAACTTTGTACCTTGAATCAGAAAATTACAGatctcaaaataaatatattttaaaatgcacTGGTGACTGTAACattattagtaaataaataccgacaatataaatatacatatatatatatatatatatatatatatatatatatatatatatatatatatacacacacagaGAGAGAGACATACACAAACTTAGAACTAACACAAACTTAGAACTAAGACAAGtttgtaattaaaatcatattctaTAGGGAAATTTTGGAGACAACAAATAAAGCTCCTTTCTTGAATTCTAACTTTACAAGTATTACACCTGGCAGAAATTTGTGCAACAGTTTGACAACTCAGATGATGTGCTAACTGTAATCACTATATAGATATTTACTTTCACTATTTTTCAGAATTCTTTGATTAATATCTTCATGTTCTACTGGTGCTTcttcacaataaaataatattatatattagtgCAAGTTCACTAATCTGAACTTTCATGTTTTGGAAGGAGAGAAAACATATAAACAAGGAATCCTCCAGAACTAATACAAATAAATGTACAAGTTCACTAACCTGAAGTTGAGGGTAAGCACCCAATAACACATCAAGAGTTTGCAAGTGATACTCATCAGGGAAGACTTGAATTATGCAATCCATCAAGTAGAACTGAGCCAATTCATCTTTGCAATTCACAACCTGTCCAagataattgaagaaaaacaatcaTATCTTCGGGTTAGAAAGCAAACAATGCTTTTGATTACCAGAAACAGAAACAATAGACCAATTATACCTGCTCCAGTACTCTGGGAAGCACGGCATCTTTGTACATATCTAGGTCAACACCCTCAATCTGACTGAGAACATGAAGATTCTTCCCAACCTAATAATATATCAAGGACAAAAAAGCAATAGAAGCCTTCTATAAGCATTTCATTGTGTATACAACCCCACTGCAGTGAAGCAAAACAGTTACAGGCTTCAGGTATTACAAGATCACGCAACTCGCTCCTTTCCTTTTCTCGTTTCTCCTTCTCCCGGGCAGGCCCCTGCAGACCAGAAAGCCCGACAGCAAGCCTCAACTCAAGGTCAGCTAAGAGTATGAAAGATTCACATGCATTACTACACCTGCATGACCAGAAATCATGCCCACGTGATATATTTTACCCTCGTAATGTGCAACAGGCAATTCAACCAACCTGATGTTGCATCCGCACCCAAAGTTTGTTCATTTCAGTGAAATTTTGAAGTACAAATTCTACAGCATCCGCTACAGTATCCGCATCCCTGCAGTTGTCAAATTAGGCATTCGTTGTCAAGCTCAATTTGAAATTGGAGCAGCTTTAAGATTATTGTGACTGCCACATAACAGGGAAGACACAAGACACAAGgtgaatcagaaaaggacacagaaataaaaagatgaataataaaaacaagTGTTAACAAAAAAGGAAGCTCAATTATTCTAAAGACTCCATGAGTTGACATCATGCATCAACACTGCAAAAGTAAAATGGAATAATGGTAACGTTGGCAGCACTAATAGAGAAAAGGCGATACTCAGGCTGCCATCAATTACGTTCCAAATGTTCACTGTTACTGGCTCAGTTCCTTGAAACTTCAAATCTAACTCAATTAAGAAACCTCCGCGGAATAATCCTGCCTATGAAAGAAGCGGAGGGCAAAAAATCTTGCTTTACTTACCCTTCGTACTCTGAACCAATATCTGGCAATTTATCCCTACTAACTTGAGAAAGGTAACTCCTTAGAAAGAGTCCACGAACAGGGTGTTGAATACCACGACACATCTCCACAAGATCCTTGAGAACATCCTTTGCAGGAGCTTCCTTGGACTTGATGTATACTGATCCTACTGTACAGAGGAGATACCTGATTGTGATCATAAAATTAACAGCTCGCAAGTAAGAAGCATGTTAAACTCAGAAGAGTGAACACATAACCACTGCAAAAGCTCAAAACAATAAATGTTTCCCACTAAAAATTGGAGCAAACCATGAGGTTCAAAACCACCAAGTTATCAATGAGCAAAGTTACACAATTGATTTTTAAACAATCCAAAAAACCTTCCCCACGAGTCGCGTGATGAACTAATAAACGTCAATCTCAATTACACTCAATTAGCAGGAGTTAAAAATATCAGCATGAGAATGCATTGTTCCACATACaaaacataagataaaataatttacaattacATTTTATAAGCAAGATTAACACGAAACATTCGAGAATATTTTCCTATCATAAACGgtgtataataaaaaataatataagaagaaaaaatggatTCCGCGACACTCTCACTCACAATCGCGGCAAAATGTTTCCGGCATGCTGGACGAGTTCATAAAGATCAATAATGGAACAACCGCGACGAGTCTCTTCCTCGAAGAACATCTCAAGTTTCCGTAACTGATCAAAGGCGCGCATATCTAAAACACCGAATTCAGAGAAAAAGAGATGCAAATTAGCTATCGCAAGGACAGAAGCAGTTAGGTAAAGGATCCAAcggaaaacaaaaacaaggtaACGGTGGATCCGAGAAGAACGCACATAGTTCGTAGTACTTGTGAGGAGAAAGCTTGGAAGTCCTGAGCTCGGAGAGCATCTGAGCCGAATACTTCAAAGCGTCTCGGAGATTGTTGGAATCCTGCGACGAATCGAAATTGGATCGGAATGAATTAGGAATTTGGACATCGAATCAGAATTAGCGTGATCGTGCGCGGTGGAACAGAAGAAGATAGAGATTAGGGTTTTACGGAGGAGTTACCAGTGCACGGTGCATGTAGAAGGAGTTCTGCTGAAGACCGGCGATTCCGGCAGCGAGAAACTTCTCTTCATCTTCGGTTCCATCTAACAtcattttctctcactttccttctctctctctccgtGTAACTTCGCCTTGATTCCTCTATCTAACTACCGGTCCAACGAACTTGCTTTGCTCTTCGTGCTGGTCTCTGCTTGGGATTTACGTTCAGAATGGACAATATGCCTCCTCTTGACCTCCCCTATTCCTATTTCACCCTTACTACCTATGCTTTCACTCACCGATTTCGTTCTCACGCATTTCGTCCATGTTTCATTTCATTTGCCCCTAAAACTTTATCagtcactttttatatttttacctaccaaaaaagtaactttttcttttgttaatgtttaccaaaatgtaaataaagaaccagtttaattttttggtttaatccttttctacatccctatttatgtacgaatgtctcaattgggtcctcgttttttaaagtgtatcaaaatggtccttaattttggaaattgatatcaattgagtccttcccgttaagttggctggacggcgttaaaaaaattgatgagtgggatgctgagatgacgaaatgttactgacgtggcattgacctggcttaatggtgagtttaaatatatttaaaaaacgtGAAATTTGTAAACCAAAACGCAacgttttgatttttaacataaacaacGAACGCTTTATGAGAAGGATGAATCCCTAAATTGAAGAGGGTTTTGTCGAGAGTTGTCTTTTGTGGTTCCAATTTGGCGGACAATAGGTATCGTTTCTAGATTTGCGAGTGATCTATCGGTGATATTTCGGTAGAATCAGGAAGGTGTTGGCGGTGAAGCACGTGGAAAGCAGTGGCGAAAGTGTTCGAAGTGAACCACGTGTTCAGGTTAGTAAATGTGCTTTTGATTgaattttgtgatgaatttgTCCTTTATGGTTGTCGTAACCTGTTGTATGTTGTATATTGTTTCGTTTTCGATTGCAATGTGGTCCCTCATTATTAAAGCGttgtttgaatatattgttaatgcttTTTTTTTGTGGTCCCCCATTGTTAAAGTCTTTTCTTACTTTAtaggttaaaatataattgttgagTTGTACGTAATGGAAGgaaattttgaagttgtttttcACCATGGTGGAAAGTTCATAAATGAAGGAAAACTTAAGTACGAGGGGGAGAGTACAAGTTTATCCTTTGACCCAGACATGTGGAGCTATTTCCTTGTAGTCAGTATAGTAAAAGGTCTAGGTTATGATGGGTTTAAGGAGTTGTTGTACTGCGTTGGTGGTGGTTCTGTTTTGGAAAATAGGTTGGAACCTTTGTTGGATGACATAGGAGCCATGCACATGATTACCTTAGCCAGGCTTAATGGTGAGGTTCATCTATTTGTTGTTCACAATGTCTCTGAACCTGAGGTGATAAATATGTTAGAATATATTCCTCAAAATACAGATGAAGTAGAAGTTGAACCTGTAGGTATGGTTATGGGTGAAGGTGAAGAGGAAGGCGGGGGTATGGTTGTTGAACCTGTTTTAGAAGAAAGAATTGAggctgatgatgttgttgaaggagaaattGAAACAGAGGTTGGTGGGGGTGAATGTGAACAACATAGTGAAAGACAATTTGAGGTGGCTGTTAATGAAGGTGAGAGAGGCCAGTGTGATGGAATCAATGAAAGTGTTGTGGTGTCAGAAGAAAGAGTTGAggctgatgatgttgttgaaggagaaattCAAACAGAATGTGAACAACACAGTGAAAGTCAATTTGAGGTGGCTGTTAATGAAGGTGAGAGAGGtgaggatgatgatgttgttgaaggaCAAATTGAAACACATGTTGGTGTGGGTGAGGTTGAAGAGGATGGTTGTGATGTTCGAAGCTGGACCAGTAGTGGTCATGATGATGGCAATGAGGAGGTTAATTACTACTGTATGGAAGGTCTGGTTGATGTTAATGTTGAGTGTGATTTAGAAGAGGAGGTAGGAGACAGAGTGGCAGATTGGTTTGGTAATGTTGAAGTTGATGTGCAATCTGATGATAGTGATGTGGATGATGGAATCAATAGTGATCATCATAGAGGTttgtgttagcaaaatgatgaagatgaagttttgatgatgtccaaatcaagtcaagaacaatcaagactcatgaagaatgatctttgtaGACTTGAAATATTTTggtataattgtatgaacataggaaaattagtagtttcatgtatgtattcaaaagtgatgtaaaaataaatcataagcaaaattctgtgcagtgttaatcgattaactgagggtgttaatcgattaacgttaatcgattaacaagggctgttaatcgattgttccagtgcgccatggagaagcccagcaatgcagtgctaatcgattaacagagggtgttaatcgattagcgttaatcgattaacaagggctgttaatcgattaacaaggtgaacgtttgaaaaactagccgtttttagagccgttgaagtatccgttgggttgttaatcgattaaccactgtagctaatcgattaacacagtcagaaagtctaaaagcgaaaatggaggagcctttggatgagtctataaatagactctcattttctctcaaaaaaagactcttcccttgtgctcaaatactctgaaactcttgagaaattgtgtgctcttgctcagctaaggaaactctgtctgtagagttggtgaaatactgctacggtgatagaggaatagctggttcatccttggtgcatctaaggaagtgtttggaagaggaattcatccttcgtgaagtattcggaggaagtgtttcatcctttgtgaagattcaaaggaggtgttgtttcatctcttgtggcttcaagagaggtgttttctaaacttttacaaattgtatctgtgtgattgtagtttgtaatagttttgtgattagtgaagtgtttatcttgtttttgagataagcgactggacgtaggattggtaagatccgaaccaggataaaatcaactgtgcaaatttctctcaaccttactctattttattgtctttattatttgctaagtaagtttaattgagtagaaatttttaaggcacacgattttagtaagaaccaattcaccccccctcttggtttgttatcccacgctaaccattccgctgcagccgctctgacaattggtatcagagcttgctttgatagtcattcaaatggcgggatcgcaTCAAAcatttgcagagggtgcttctatcaatagaccaccactattcacaggtgaaaattacgcattctggaaggttagaatgcaaatttttatggaatctattgatatagatatttgggatgctgttgtatctggtccttttgttccaattaacaatatgcaggaaccaaagccccgtgaccaatggactgctgaagataagagaaaatttggtaatgatgtaaaagctcgtaatattatttcatctgctctaactgttgacgagttttacaggatttctatttgtaaaactgcacaagatatgtgggaagtacttagagtaacccatgaaggtacagatgatgtaaagagagctagaaagaataccttaatccaggaatacgagatgttcagaatgaagcaaggggaaacaatagttgatgttcaaaaacgcttcaccaacattgttaatcatctcattggactgggtaagtcatttgatactgatgaacttaacattaaaatcttgaaatctttagacaggtcttggcaaccaaaagtgactgcaatttctgagtcacaaaatctcaacacaatgaccatggctgcattatttggaaagttgagggaacatgaactagatcttggaagacttgatgaagaagaagcaaaagccaaaaacaacaagaaaagtttggcattaaagtcggaggttgaaagaaacaaaggtaaatcagaagatgaagactcagacgaagaagaaaatttaagtctcatgatcaaaaggttaaacaggttcatgaagtctaaaggtaaaggaagatttagatacgaaaagaaagataatcaagcatcttcctcaaattaccgatgtt harbors:
- the LOC108321295 gene encoding vacuolar protein sorting-associated protein 35A, whose translation is MMLDGTEDEEKFLAAGIAGLQQNSFYMHRALDSNNLRDALKYSAQMLSELRTSKLSPHKYYELYMRAFDQLRKLEMFFEEETRRGCSIIDLYELVQHAGNILPRLYLLCTVGSVYIKSKEAPAKDVLKDLVEMCRGIQHPVRGLFLRSYLSQVSRDKLPDIGSEYEGDADTVADAVEFVLQNFTEMNKLWVRMQHQGPAREKEKREKERSELRDLVGKNLHVLSQIEGVDLDMYKDAVLPRVLEQVVNCKDELAQFYLMDCIIQVFPDEYHLQTLDVLLGAYPQLQASVDIKTVLSQLMERLSNYAASSAEVLPEFLQVEAFSKLSNAIGKVIEAQPDMPTVGVVTLYSSLLTFTLHVHPDRLDYADQVLGACVKKLSGKGKIEDNKATKQIVALLSAPLEKYNDVMTALKLSNYPRVMEYLDIPTTKVMATVIIQSIMKNGTHISTSEKVDALFGLIKGLIKDSDGVPKDELDEDDFKEEQNSVARLIQMLYNEDQEEMFKIIDTVRKHILTGGPTRLPFTVPPLVFSSLKLVRQLQGQEENPFGDDASVTPKKIFQLLNQTIETLSGVLAPELALQLYLQCAEAANDCDLEPVAYEFFTQAYILYEEEISDSRAQVTAIHLIIGTLQRMHVFGVENRDTLTHKATGYSAKLLKKPDQCRAVYACSHLFWVDDHDNMKDGERVLLCLKRALRIANAAQQMSNAARGNTGSVMLFIEILNKYLYFFEKGNLQVTVAAIQGLIELIMNEMQSDTTTSDPAADAFLASTMRYIEFQKQKGGTVGEKYEALKVSHAG